GGGTTTGTTCTTCCTTATAGGCAACAATCAACTCGTTATCGTCGCTTACAAAGACCCCTGCCGGAAGGGCCGTCCCATCCGGCCACCAGCAGACTGGTTTATCACCATTATTTCCATTTGGATCTATCTGGCTGTCATCGTAATCAGCCTCACTACACTCTATATGATCGCTAAGATCTGGCACCTCAGAGCTGAAGCCCTTTATTTCATACTCTGCATCATCCGAGCCATCCAATGAAACATCAAAATCATGCTCACCCCACTCATTCAAGGTATTATCGTCATCATCTTCAATAACCTCATCATCAATTTCAATAACCACCTCGTTGCCATTGATACTGACATGCTCCCCATCAGCAGGTTGTGGGCGTGGCGGATGGTCAATTAGTGGGTCTCCTAGGTCATCCCGTGGCGATGGGCCAACCTCGTTGAAATAGCTCTGCCAATCGTGGCCATATTGGTTTTCATCATCCTCTCTTACCCTTGGGGCTAGGCGCGCAAAGGTTGCAGAGACAGAGGCATCGCTGGGAAGTGCCTGATTTAACTGCGCTGTAATAGTTATGCCGTCTTCACCATCAACATCTACGTCCACAGTATCGATAGCAAGCCCCTCGACCCCCAAATCAGCCGGTGAGTCGTTGCCCGCCAAACCGACGTTGTGCACCTCCGGGTCGCCTATGTCCTGCCATTCATGTTCGCCGTGGCAATCTATACACGTCTCTCCTAAGGGGTCGAGGTTCTGGATACTGGCCCACTCATTTTGGTGGAAACTCGTCTCAGCATCTTCCGTCCAGGCAGCCTCATGTTCGTCATCCGCCTCATCGCAGCCGGCTAACGACAGCATGGCCAGTCCTATGGCTATGATCAGAGAACTGAGAGGCCTTTGCTTGCTACCGATCGCCCAATCAGCTCTGCCGACATCTCCCGGCGAACTTACTGGCCCCCTAACCCCGCTACTCACGGCTTTCTGGGGAAATGTGCCGTTGCCGATCTGCCAATCGCTTGTGTTTATCATCTTCATCTTTGAGTGCCCTCAACCGTCAGAACCGATAACCGAGCGAAGCGACCATCATGTGCGCGGTGTAGTCGTAGGCTTCACGCCCCATGAGAACCATGTCGTCGTCGAAATCGTCATCCCAGCCCGGCCCGAAACCGCGGCTCCAGTCCTGCTCCTCAAAGCTCTGGCCTAAGTACGCCAAGCGCAGCTGCAGTTGCTCGCTCGCGGCATACTCGCCGTAGAGCTCCAACTGCGTCATGCGGATTTCCAAGGTCGGGAAATCGCCACCATCACTTACTGAGATATCGGTATCCGACTGTAGATAAAAAACCTCTGCGCCCAACTCCAGCCGCTCATCCTCAAGCAGGCTAAGTGTCCCGCCTAAGCCGACGGTCAGGACTTCCTCATCCTGGGTCAGATCGCGCTGAATACCGCCTTGATCACGAACATGATCCTCAAAGACCACAAAGCTGTATCCAGAGATCATCTCATCTGGGAAGTAATCCACGGTTAACGTGTATGCATATCGTTCGTCGGAGAGCATGCCGACTGCAGATTCGTGGTAGTCGTCTTCGGTGGCAGTCAACTCCAGACCTATGGCCAATTCCGGGATAACCGCATAGCTACCTATGGCTCCCGCCTCGATCCGACGCAGATCAGCCAAGTGGTACATGCGCATAGTTGGAACATTCGAGGCAATCCCAGGCTGAGTCGCCTCAAGGCCGTAGTAATTGGCGCCGTAACGGTCCAAGTAACTGGCGTAGATACTGCCGCTAAGTGAATCGGTTACTTGGCTGCGCACACGGGTGTGGACGGTGTGATCCTGCGTGTCATCGTCGGCCAAGTCCCGCTCTGTCTGCTCATATTCGTAACCCAAGAGCAGATTGGTGCGTGCCGGCAGACGGATATCGGCATCCAAATCTGCCGTATGGCGTGTCAATGAGTGTACCCGGGTTCTCTCGTTGCCCTGCAACTCATAGTGCGGAGTGCTATTGTCCCGATCGTCGTAGCGATAACCGCCGCGTATCTGTACCCGCGGGGTAAAGCGATGGGTACCGCGCACACCTATGCGAGTGGTATCTATCTGACCATTTAGTGACTCATCGAGAATACTAAGATTCTGCTGATATTCCGTATCCTCAACAAAATCCTCATCCTGCTCAGCCCGGCCTATATCCACATTCATGTGGAGCGTAGTCTCCGGCTGAAAGGAATAGGCCGCCGAACCGTAGACCCGCTGATAGGTATTATCCGGGGCAAGCGAAAGGGTATGGACATCAGGATCCCCCCAGTCATCCGAATGGGGGTCCTCAACCTCAAAATAGTTGGCCTGATCAGCATCATCACGACGGCCATAAGACCGCACCCCGTCAAGGTGATTGAACCGTGACAAGTGGTAGCCGAAGCGACCTTGTAGCTCCTCTCCAGAGTATGCAGCGCTGATGTCAAATTGATCGGTTCGGTGGTCGACTGGCGCCGGCATTGCGAAGCCCTCTTGGCTGATCCAATCGCCGTAACCACGATAGAGCCGCCCCTCCTTCTCCTCGCGGCTGAAGGAGGCATCGACCTTCCAATCCTCATCCACATGGCGTTGGACGCCAACGCTTAATTGTCTCCGTTCTCTATCAACTTCCCAGTCCCGGGTCCAATCTTCCAGGTCAGCCGTGCTTCCTCCCTCCGGCAATCGCAACCGGTCGCGACCATCTGAACGCAATGGGCTCTGCAAGTCCTCGTCGTAATAGCGAGTCCGCTGGTTATACTCCATAAATACGCCGTAGGTCCCCTGCACCCCATACCGGCCTTCCACCCGCCGCGATCCTATGCCCAAATCCTGACCTTTCAGCTGCATATATCGGGCGTCGTCTTCCCCCTCCCCGCGATAGCGCAAATCGAGTTCAATATGGGGATAAAACCCTTCCTCCTCCGGTCCCGTGTACCGATTTAT
This Halorhodospira halochloris DNA region includes the following protein-coding sequences:
- a CDS encoding MtrB/PioB family decaheme-associated outer membrane protein, translating into MHNTRLMSSAMVISALCLQTTAQAGSAAGTSVFVGPAESQIWFGAGYLSEDNYHINRYTGPEEEGFYPHIELDLRYRGEGEDDARYMQLKGQDLGIGSRRVEGRYGVQGTYGVFMEYNQRTRYYDEDLQSPLRSDGRDRLRLPEGGSTADLEDWTRDWEVDRERRQLSVGVQRHVDEDWKVDASFSREEKEGRLYRGYGDWISQEGFAMPAPVDHRTDQFDISAAYSGEELQGRFGYHLSRFNHLDGVRSYGRRDDADQANYFEVEDPHSDDWGDPDVHTLSLAPDNTYQRVYGSAAYSFQPETTLHMNVDIGRAEQDEDFVEDTEYQQNLSILDESLNGQIDTTRIGVRGTHRFTPRVQIRGGYRYDDRDNSTPHYELQGNERTRVHSLTRHTADLDADIRLPARTNLLLGYEYEQTERDLADDDTQDHTVHTRVRSQVTDSLSGSIYASYLDRYGANYYGLEATQPGIASNVPTMRMYHLADLRRIEAGAIGSYAVIPELAIGLELTATEDDYHESAVGMLSDERYAYTLTVDYFPDEMISGYSFVVFEDHVRDQGGIQRDLTQDEEVLTVGLGGTLSLLEDERLELGAEVFYLQSDTDISVSDGGDFPTLEIRMTQLELYGEYAASEQLQLRLAYLGQSFEEQDWSRGFGPGWDDDFDDDMVLMGREAYDYTAHMMVASLGYRF